From Salvia splendens isolate huo1 chromosome 16, SspV2, whole genome shotgun sequence, a single genomic window includes:
- the LOC121771247 gene encoding transcriptional regulator SUPERMAN-like has protein sequence MAPYLGLTSLTSSFPNSNQPQAHFAMRSNNSNIQESPDDGDDSWEVRAFEEDTTGNLLGCTWPPRSYTCTFCRREFRSAQALGGHMNVHRRDRARLHEVPPPLVPSQPPRILIQTGHEFGADGLCLVYPLPNPNSIIFPNFSSPLQHFATNTFKPTETAPSSVVSSLCHSTNTEASESNNINDNHNNNNIRGLDENTKHSGGEEELDLELRLGRRPPPPP, from the coding sequence ATGGCTCCCTACCTCGGACTCACGTCCCTAACCTCCTCCTTCCCAAATTCAAACCAACCCCAAGCACATTTCGCGATGCGGAGCAACAATAGCAACATTCAGGAATCTCCAGACGACGGCGACGATTCGTGGGAAGTCCGGGCGTTCGAGGAGGACACGACGGGCAACCTGCTGGGCTGCACGTGGCCGCCGCGCTCCTACACGTGCACATTCTGCCGGAGGGAGTTCCGCTCCGCCCAAGCCCTCGGCGGCCACATGAACGTCCACCGCCGTGATCGTGCCAGGCTGCACGAGGTTCCGCCGCCCCTCGTCCCCTCTCAACCGCCGCGGATACTTATCCAAACAGGCCATGAATTCGGCGCCGACGGATTGTGCCTTGTTTACCCTTTACCAAACCCTAATTCCATCATTTTCCCCAATTTCTCATCTCCTCTCCAACATTTCGCCACCAATACATTTAAACCCACTGAAACGGCGCCCAGTAGTGTCGTTTCCTCCCTCTGCCACTCCACAAACACGGAAGCATCTGAATCAAACAACATCAACGACAaccacaacaacaacaatattCGAGGTTTGGATGAAAACACAAAACACTCGGGCGGAGAGGAAGAGCTAGACCTAGAACTCCGACTGGGGCGGAGGCCTCCCCCGCCGCCATGA